CGAGCGGGAAGCCCTCTGCCGGACTGAAATACCGTGTCTTCAGATGCACGAATTCACACATGTGGAAACAGGGCCTCCACCTGCCCGGATGTGCAGGAGAGTCAGGTGGAACAGGCAGGAACCACCGTGGAGCACATTCACAGAACAATGTGTTCCATAGGAATCCCCGTATTCGTACGGTGCACGAAGTCGCACGCGAACAGGCTCAGACACCATAGCTCAATCTGAATAATTTGCCTGCCATTTCCTTAGTAGGGTATTCCAGTCTGTTGTCCTGCCGGCACCGCCGCTCCCGCCTATCGAGATCGCGGCCATCGCATTGCCGAATTCAACAGAGGTGAAAACATCGCGTCCCCTGTACAGCGCAGCGTAAAAACCTGCCCTGAACGAGTCTCCAGCGCCTATGGTGTCCACAACCTTCCTGACGGCGCACGGCCTGATCTCCATTGCACCGTCTGAAGTGATGACCTGTGTCCCTCGCCTGCCAGCGGTTTTTATTACAGTGTCGCAGTGCCGCAGAATATCCCTCTCACTGTTGGCTGAGAGCAGCTTGACTGCGATCTTCATTTCCGTTTCGTTTGTGAAGAAGATTTTGCATTTCGAGAGGAGTCTTCTGAACGTTGCCTTGTCATATCGGTAGCCTATTTCCTGGCCCGGATCAAAGTTGTATTCCCTTCCGGAGACCGCTGCTTCGTACCTCAACGGATCTCCGGTGGCAACATGCACAATCCTGCTGTTCATCACCGCATGCTTCCAGAGAGGGAGCTTCCTGGCGCTGGCCATGGCTCCCTGCTCTATAACGTACGACTGTTCCGTACCGTCGTCAAAGATGTGACAGCGGGGCGTCCTTTCGCCGTTGGAGAGTATAACGTCATAAAGATCAATTGAAGTGCTGCGCAATGTATCTGTTATCACAGTCCCGGCGTCATCACCGATGTAAGAACCGAGTGCTGTCGGGACGCCCAGGGAAGATGTATGGACGGCTATATTCCCCGCAGTACCGCCAAAATGAGCCGACACCGATTTCGCATTGATTGATGTGCCCGGGGCGGGAAGATGCGCCAGATGATAGACCATGTCCATGTTAATGTGACCGAGGACACCGAGAAAATTACTCTTTCTTTTCCTCCGGCCGAGCCTGCTCCACCGAGTCATGTTCCCTCAGACCAGGAAGACAGATATTTTTTCTGTGCCACTGAAAGTCTGTCTATACCGACATGCATTGATTTCAGCTTCAGTTTCGCGAGCTCTTCATCGATCTCCCTTGGGAGCGTGTGGACACCGGGTTCGAGTCTCTTTCCATGTTCTGCCATAAATTCGGCTCCCCTGGCCTGGACGGAGAAACTCAAATCCATAATCTCGGCCGGATGCCCCTGTCCCGAGACAAGGTTTACGAGCCTGCCATCGGCGAGCAGATAAATCTTCCTGCCCTCAGCCAGTGTGTATTCATACACGAACTCCCTGACCTTTTTCCTGGTGCACTTTCTGTCCAGTGTCTCGACATCTATTTCAAGGTTGAAGTGGCCCGAATTCGCAAGAACGCAGCCGTCTTTGGCATGCTGCATGTGCCTGTATGTGACGACATCCCTGCATCCAGTGGCGGTCACCACAAAATCGGCGCCGCGAATCGCCCTGTCCATCGTTGTTACGGAAAAACCGTCCATTGCCGCCTCGACTGCTTTGATGGGATCGACTTCTGTAACGGTGACAAGGGCACCCATGCCCCTCGCCCTCTGCGCAATCCCTCTGCCGCACCATCCGTAGCCGGCGACGACAAACGTTTTGCCTGCCAGAAGGAGGTTTGTGGCATTGAGTAAGCCGTCCATAGTGGACTGCCCCGTGCCGTATCTGTTGTCAAAGAGATATTTCATGTAAGAATCGTTCACTGCGAGGACGGGAAAGTGAAGTTTGCCCTCCTGCGCCATGGCTCTCAGCCTCACGACGCCTGTCGTTGTCTCCTCATTGCCGCCGATGATGCCGGGAAGGAGCTCCTTTCTGGATGTATGAAGCATGGCAATGAGGTCTGCTCCGTCGTCGATCACAATATCCGGCTTTATGTCAAGAACGCTGTTCAGATTTTCGTAATATTCCTTATTACTCTCTCCTTTACGGGCAAATGTTTCCAGACCGTACTTCTCCCTCAGAGCCAGCGAGACCGAATCATCGGTAGACATCGGGTTACAGCTCGCAAGTCGCACTTCGGCTCCGGCATCCCTCAGAGAAAGAGCGAGGCATGCAGTCTTGGCCTCGACGTGCAGCGCCATTGCAATTCTCCTTCCCTTTAGTTTTCTTCTCTCCCTGATCCTGGCGGCCGTGGCATCCAGTACGCTCATGTGCGCCCGGGCCCATTCAATCCGCCTGATACCCTTGTCCA
This sequence is a window from Candidatus Sysuiplasma acidicola. Protein-coding genes within it:
- a CDS encoding carbohydrate kinase family protein, whose product is MTRWSRLGRRKRKSNFLGVLGHINMDMVYHLAHLPAPGTSINAKSVSAHFGGTAGNIAVHTSSLGVPTALGSYIGDDAGTVITDTLRSTSIDLYDVILSNGERTPRCHIFDDGTEQSYVIEQGAMASARKLPLWKHAVMNSRIVHVATGDPLRYEAAVSGREYNFDPGQEIGYRYDKATFRRLLSKCKIFFTNETEMKIAVKLLSANSERDILRHCDTVIKTAGRRGTQVITSDGAMEIRPCAVRKVVDTIGAGDSFRAGFYAALYRGRDVFTSVEFGNAMAAISIGGSGGAGRTTDWNTLLRKWQANYSD
- a CDS encoding adenosylhomocysteinase, with translation MDKGIRRIEWARAHMSVLDATAARIRERRKLKGRRIAMALHVEAKTACLALSLRDAGAEVRLASCNPMSTDDSVSLALREKYGLETFARKGESNKEYYENLNSVLDIKPDIVIDDGADLIAMLHTSRKELLPGIIGGNEETTTGVVRLRAMAQEGKLHFPVLAVNDSYMKYLFDNRYGTGQSTMDGLLNATNLLLAGKTFVVAGYGWCGRGIAQRARGMGALVTVTEVDPIKAVEAAMDGFSVTTMDRAIRGADFVVTATGCRDVVTYRHMQHAKDGCVLANSGHFNLEIDVETLDRKCTRKKVREFVYEYTLAEGRKIYLLADGRLVNLVSGQGHPAEIMDLSFSVQARGAEFMAEHGKRLEPGVHTLPREIDEELAKLKLKSMHVGIDRLSVAQKKYLSSWSEGT